A genomic stretch from Asterias rubens chromosome 7, eAstRub1.3, whole genome shotgun sequence includes:
- the LOC117292704 gene encoding uncharacterized protein LOC117292704: protein MYKVHQGPSKFNVHNRRVLTQQLDPGTESKDTRPEFNGNGMSSLKPVFHSQTLSDKWQGHHSRSPNMDAGVPGDQLTPVHIEKVRMLNEAWLRTKREIEEAKQQRRPDGETSTVEYLDKREHPVFQNFEPMDLEKEQLAYMMCNQDTT from the exons ATGTACAAAGTTCATCAAGGTCCTAGCAAATTTAACGTCCATAACAGAAGGG TTCTGACGCAACAACTCGATCCAGGCACCGAATCAAAAGACACAAGACCAGAGTTTAATGGAAACGGAATGAG CTCATTGAAGCCAGTTTTTCACAGTCAGACTCTATCAGACAAGTGGCAAGGCCATCACTCTCGTTCACCCAACATGGATGCAGGTGTACCTGGAGATCAATTGACGCCAGTTCACATCGAAAAAGTCAGAATGCTCAACGAGG CATGGTTGAGAACAAAACGAGAAATTGAAGAAGCAAAGCAACAAAGAAGAC CTGACGGTGAGACATCGACTGTTGAGTACCTGGACAAAAGAGAACACCCAGTTTTTCAAA ATTTTGAGCCAATGGACTTGGAGAAAGAGCAGCTAGCCTATATGATGTGCAACCAAGACACAACATAA